The Fusarium oxysporum Fo47 chromosome II, complete sequence genome includes a region encoding these proteins:
- a CDS encoding uncharacterized protein (expressed protein), translating into MFSPFPVRHRWRLSNREGDGPSTPGLHKRFTKRFSQFCRRKRNKTDAKVAAKTKHTWNTTSNNGNDDRESIGQDMTYKALSLLFKSGYPVANILARARLQIQQNVLNAHSGHLGDLGPALRIGPFPTLDLVPQKLDISTGDQHRAAAGGPSSQKRPPGSPGKSGSNSKKPRKENRQSDDDKAQNDADGDGDEAQSDTDSDDDEDDEGDSSRDGPRFPLPKSSPDRKRFACPFYKYHPARYCNCKGLRITSISYVTQHIGRRHVLKQCTMDVQQTAQSTDDNSTYLERTTDPDKIVFYCPTCRDEFHGRGADVRWERHTGCQAKSIAQTGVLLPAEFEKLKEDVTATSGNDNKWGKIWRTLYPGTSIPTQYNEAETVAPIGVDVQPHNAIQHHPLPGAVNETYHPAPPQGFVQQVADFTQDPHTYFGDDRFTDMFNDSWGTADEIRDLNYATSHIPNPVPTDVPTTMRPGRFDPSFMQSLISATTQNPPFPNNAWAQNNYRGTQ; encoded by the exons ATGTTTTCGCCATTTCCAGTACGACACCGTTGGAGACTGTCTAACCGTGAGGGCGACGGACCGTCCACCCCAGGCTTACACAAACGTTTCACCAAACGCTTCTCGCAATTCTGCAGACGCAAACGAAATAAAACCGATGCCAAAGTGGCTGCGAAAACAAAGCATACATGGAATACAACATCAAACAATGGAAATGATGATCGCGAGTCAATTGGCCAGGATATGACCTATAAAGCCCTGAGCCTACTGTTCAAGTCAGGCTACCCTGTAGCTAACATCCTTGCCCGAGCGAGGCTGCAAATTCAGCAAAATG TTCTCAATGCGCATAGTGGCCATCTGGGGGATTTGGGCCCAGCCTTGCGCATCGGCCCGTTTCCGACGTTGGATCTTGTCCCTCAGAAGCTAGACATCTCTACAGGGGATCAACacagggctgctgctgggggCCCCTCTAGCCAGAAAAGGCCACCAGGGAGCCCTGGCAAGTCTGGTAGCAACAGCAAGAAGCCGCGCAAGGAGAACAGACAATCCGACGACGACAAAGCCCAGAATGACGCAGATGGTGATGGCGACGAGGCCCAGAGCGACACAGATagtgatgacgacgaggacgacgaagGTGATTCTAGCCGCGATGGACCACGTTTTCCTCTACCCAAAAGTTCCCCCGACCGCAAAAGATTTGCATGCCCATTCTACAAGTACCATCCAGCTCGGTACTGTAACTGCAAAGGGCTCCGCATAACTTCCATCAGCTATGTTACTCAGCACATCGGCAGACGCCACGTATTGAAACAGTGTACGATGGATGTACAGCAAACCGCCCAATCAACGGATGACAATTCCACTTACCTGGAGAGGACGACAGACCCCGATAAGATCGTTTTCTACTGTCCGACATGCCGGGATGAGTTCCATGGCCGTGGCGCTGATGTCAGATGGGAACGCCACACAGGATGCCAGGCAAAAAGCATTGCACAGACGGGTGTTTTACTACCGGCAGAGTTTGAAAAGCTCAAAGAGGATGTCACTGCGACGTCTGGCAATGACAACAAATGGGGGAAGATATGGAGAACATTATACCCGGGAACATCGATACCAACCCAGTATAACGAGGCGGAAACTGTTGCTCCAATTGGTGTTGATGTACAGCCACATAACGCTATCCAACATCACCCATTACCCGGAGCTGTCAATGAAACTTACCATCCTGCTCCTCCACAAGGTTTCGTTCAGCAAGTAGCGGATTTTACGCAAGACCCTCACACTTATTTCGGCGATGACCGCTTTACCGACATGTTTAATGACTCCTGGGGTACGGCGGATGAGATTAGAGATCTGAATTATGCTACAAGCCACATCCCGAACCCTGTACCGACTGATGTGCCGACGACAATGAGGCCGGGGCGATTCGACCCTAGTTTTATGCAGTCGCTCATATCAGCAACGACACAAAATCCGCCATTTCCCAATAATGCCTGGGCCCAGAACAACTATCGCGGCACTCAATAA